Below is a window of Halolamina sp. CBA1230 DNA.
TAGCCCGTGAGTTGGGCCGCCTTGCCGGGGACGCGAACGAATCCGCGCGCCGCCTCACAGCGTCGTACACGCGGATCGAGAACACGACGGGGGCCAATCTATCGGCAGCGCAGCAGCGGGCGCTGAACGTCTCCGAAGAGATCTCCCAACAGCAGCAGACAGTCATCACCGAAACGTTCGTCGCGACACGTCTCTCGGTCGGGACGGATGCCGACAGGGTGTCGTTCGCGGCCCCCGCGACCGTCACCGGCCAACTCACGCTGGCAAACGGGTCGGCAGTCCGGAACGAGACGGTGGCGATCCGAATCGGCGATCGCGTCGAGTCAGTGCGGACGGGTCAGAACGGGACGTTCACGGTCGAGTACCGGCCCGTCTCAGTCCAGAACGGGACGGACACACTGCCGGTCGCCTATCAGCCCGCTCCGGAGTCGCCGTATCTCGGCTCGAACGCGTCAGTGGACGTCACCGTCACCCAGACGACTGCCACCCTCACGGTGGACAGTCGTTCGGCGACCGCGAGCTTCGGTGACGAGGTGGCAGTCTCGGGGCAAGCCGCCGTCGACGGGACGCCAGTGCCCGGCGCCCGCGTTCGGGTCACCGTCGACGGTGTCACCCTCGGAACCGTCACGACGGGGAGCAACGGTAGCTACGCGGTCGTGAGCGACCTTCCCGCGTCCGTTGCGAGCGGGGAGACCGACGTGGAAGCGGTGATCGTGCCGTCGGACAGGGCCGTTCGCTCGGCCGTGGCGTCGACGCCCCTCCGTGTCGAGTCGACCGAGACCGCGCTTTCGGTGAACGCATCACGAGCGACTGATGGGCGCGTCCGGCTCACGGGGCAGTTGACAACGACCGAAGGGGCTCCCGTTGCAGGGGAGACGATCGAACTCCGGATCGAGGGGACGACTGTCGCCACAGTCGAGACCGACTCAGCCGGCGCGTTCGAGCAGCTGGTGACGCCGCAGGACGGGCTCGACGGAGTGGTGTCGGTAGAGGCGATCTACGACGCCCCATCGAGCAACCTTGCGGGGGCGACCGCAGAGACGAGTGTGGATCTGGATGCACCGCCTGCTGATCGTGAGAGTGCGCCCGGCGAG
It encodes the following:
- a CDS encoding DUF4129 domain-containing protein, which translates into the protein MRFSDPGRLLLVLVALLCLTQGAAGIGINPEADGAGVGTASVGADTALQTTPNNTTVQQENPDDVGESGDTAALQSYLVQSLADRLGESSIRISAGQYEQGRALLGDEYDSTLEKYVDVEGETDSAAAFDQAAESQRELGTTAQEYNETYREYQQARENGNEARARELARELGRLAGDANESARRLTASYTRIENTTGANLSAAQQRALNVSEEISQQQQTVITETFVATRLSVGTDADRVSFAAPATVTGQLTLANGSAVRNETVAIRIGDRVESVRTGQNGTFTVEYRPVSVQNGTDTLPVAYQPAPESPYLGSNASVDVTVTQTTATLTVDSRSATASFGDEVAVSGQAAVDGTPVPGARVRVTVDGVTLGTVTTGSNGSYAVVSDLPASVASGETDVEAVIVPSDRAVRSAVASTPLRVESTETALSVNASRATDGRVRLTGQLTTTEGAPVAGETIELRIEGTTVATVETDSAGAFEQLVTPQDGLDGVVSVEAIYDAPSSNLAGATAETSVDLDAPPADRESAPGEEGTESGADSDGRDDGPLSRGAGPLSLELLAGGGALVLSVLVIAWVIRRDGERGPTNQPQSPGTSTTPTSDSTDNGGTMVDHAAALREDGESDAAIRALYNAVRRSLSVGDETQTHWEFYTTASERLQPDTTETLERLTQAYERVVYSPDELDKEQADALLDDTAALLDEGDGESAS